In a single window of the Hydrogenobaculum sp. 3684 genome:
- a CDS encoding ABC transporter permease — translation MWFLAFIRGSFVILEIELRKMIRQKVDIITRAFQPLIWILLFGNVFKNIKSIPIKGDYLSFMTPGILAQSVMFVSFFYGISLIWDKDQGQITRFLSAPIPYSSITTGKAIFSGVRSLVQAFLIMILSKAINVNIYINIYTILLSIVVIMLSGICFASFSMLIASIFKNVERFMSVIQIITMPIFFSSSALYPISLMPGWLKVVAFLNPLTYSVEGLRLLLYKNSIYIGIPLAVLSFYSVVFLVFSAFSIKKLVN, via the coding sequence ATGTGGTTTTTGGCTTTTATAAGAGGAAGCTTTGTAATACTTGAAATAGAACTAAGAAAGATGATACGTCAAAAAGTAGATATAATAACGAGGGCTTTTCAGCCCCTTATTTGGATACTGCTTTTTGGCAATGTGTTTAAAAATATAAAGAGCATACCTATAAAAGGCGATTACCTTTCTTTTATGACACCGGGCATTTTGGCTCAATCTGTGATGTTTGTTTCATTTTTTTATGGTATATCTTTAATATGGGACAAAGATCAAGGTCAGATAACGAGATTTTTAAGTGCTCCTATACCTTATTCTTCTATTACCACTGGGAAAGCTATTTTTTCTGGTGTTAGATCTTTAGTACAAGCTTTTTTAATAATGATACTCTCAAAAGCCATAAACGTTAACATCTATATAAACATTTATACAATTTTGCTTTCAATTGTTGTTATCATGCTATCTGGTATATGTTTTGCCAGTTTTTCTATGCTAATAGCCTCGATATTTAAAAATGTTGAGAGGTTTATGAGCGTAATTCAAATAATAACGATGCCTATTTTTTTCTCCAGCAGTGCTTTATACCCTATATCTTTAATGCCAGGATGGTTGAAGGTTGTTGCGTTCTTAAACCCTTTAACTTACTCTGTGGAAGGTCTCAGACTTTTACTTTATAAAAATAGTATTTATATAGGCATACCTTTAGCGGTATTGAGTTTCTACAGCGTTGTTTTCTTGGTTTTTAGCGCTTTTTCTATAAAAAAGCTTGTAAATTGA
- the flhA gene encoding flagellar biosynthesis protein FlhA — MQQSFVIVFFGIILAAILIPLPAFLLDILLAFAIGFSLVVLILVLNVKSPLELSSFPSILLIGTLLRLSLNIAAARRILLYGNEGPSAAGHIIEAFGRFVVGGNVVVGLIIFLIFIVINFVVITKGAERVSEVAARFTLDAMPGKQMSIDADLNAGLINEQEAKQRRKELEKEAAFYGAMDGASKFIRGDVVAAIIILFLSIIGGLVVGIVIKGMDFQEAIKNYTLLTVGEGLVSQMPALILSVSAGILTTKSSTKEEELSSAIYMQFTKDPRVLLFGAIALAVIGIMPGLPKIPFFIMAIILGGLYFYIQQNLKTQKAVEIQKALEQEKAQKMAPQTQREEDFLPQPDPITLEVGYGLIPFVDESQGGDLTSRIKTIRRQIAAEYGVIIPLVHIRDNMKLSPNQYRILIRGVEEDSYEVMPGFLLAIDLGNVKEKLTDGKPTKDPSFHLPAFWITQEQKAKATKLGYMVVDISTVIITHLSEVIKRNLYIIIGRAEIIDLVERLSQKYPKVIKDIIPEKVSYSVLHRVVQSLLKENVPVNDMVTIIETVGDYIDRVNDIELLVEFVRQKLSKHITKRFMKDNTLYVIAFSPRVETKLNSYIKEGREEEFLDLLINRLKNNIAENMKRFAEFQAQPVLITSPNIRRFVRKALEGYLPQLNIIAYNEIDKQVNMKVLGVVDEN, encoded by the coding sequence ATGCAACAAAGTTTTGTCATAGTATTTTTTGGTATTATTTTAGCTGCTATACTTATACCTCTCCCAGCTTTTTTGCTTGATATTCTTCTTGCTTTTGCCATAGGCTTTTCATTGGTGGTGCTTATTTTGGTACTAAATGTAAAATCTCCTTTAGAGCTTTCTTCGTTTCCTTCCATACTTTTGATAGGGACGTTGCTTAGGCTATCTTTAAACATAGCTGCAGCCCGTAGAATACTTCTTTACGGAAACGAAGGTCCTTCTGCTGCGGGACATATTATAGAAGCTTTTGGAAGGTTTGTAGTAGGGGGCAACGTAGTTGTAGGACTTATTATATTTCTTATTTTTATTGTTATAAACTTTGTGGTTATTACAAAGGGTGCCGAGAGAGTATCGGAAGTGGCAGCTAGGTTTACACTGGATGCAATGCCCGGTAAACAGATGAGTATAGATGCAGACTTAAATGCAGGTCTTATAAATGAACAAGAGGCAAAACAACGAAGAAAAGAACTAGAAAAAGAGGCGGCATTTTACGGTGCCATGGACGGTGCTTCTAAATTTATAAGAGGTGATGTGGTAGCGGCTATCATCATACTCTTTTTAAGTATAATCGGCGGTTTAGTGGTAGGTATAGTTATAAAAGGCATGGATTTTCAGGAGGCAATAAAAAATTATACGCTACTCACTGTAGGTGAAGGTCTTGTATCCCAGATGCCAGCTTTGATACTATCTGTTTCTGCTGGTATACTTACTACAAAATCCTCCACAAAGGAAGAAGAGCTCAGTAGCGCTATATATATGCAGTTTACCAAGGATCCAAGAGTCCTTTTGTTTGGCGCTATAGCGTTGGCTGTTATAGGTATAATGCCAGGTTTACCAAAAATACCATTTTTTATAATGGCTATAATCCTTGGAGGTCTTTATTTTTATATTCAACAAAATCTTAAAACTCAAAAAGCTGTTGAAATACAAAAGGCTTTAGAGCAAGAGAAAGCACAAAAGATGGCTCCTCAAACTCAAAGAGAAGAGGATTTTTTACCTCAACCAGACCCGATAACGTTGGAAGTGGGTTATGGGCTTATCCCATTTGTGGATGAATCCCAAGGAGGAGACCTAACCTCTCGTATTAAAACTATAAGAAGACAAATAGCTGCTGAGTATGGTGTAATTATACCGCTTGTGCATATAAGAGACAATATGAAACTTTCGCCGAACCAATACAGAATACTTATAAGGGGTGTGGAAGAAGATTCTTACGAAGTGATGCCTGGGTTTTTGTTGGCTATAGATCTTGGCAATGTAAAAGAAAAACTCACAGACGGAAAGCCCACAAAAGATCCTTCTTTCCATCTTCCAGCTTTTTGGATAACACAAGAGCAAAAGGCAAAAGCTACAAAGCTTGGGTATATGGTAGTAGATATATCCACCGTCATAATAACGCATCTTTCTGAGGTAATAAAACGAAACCTTTATATAATAATAGGAAGAGCTGAGATTATAGATTTGGTGGAAAGGCTATCTCAAAAGTACCCAAAAGTCATAAAAGATATAATACCTGAAAAAGTATCTTACTCTGTGCTTCATAGGGTTGTACAGAGCCTTCTAAAAGAAAACGTACCGGTCAACGACATGGTAACTATAATAGAAACTGTGGGCGATTATATAGATAGAGTTAACGATATTGAACTTTTAGTAGAGTTTGTAAGGCAAAAGCTTTCAAAGCATATAACAAAACGTTTTATGAAAGACAACACCCTTTACGTGATTGCATTTTCTCCTAGGGTTGAAACTAAGCTAAACTCTTATATAAAAGAAGGAAGAGAAGAGGAGTTCTTAGATCTTCTTATAAACAGACTAAAAAACAACATAGCAGAAAACATGAAGCGTTTTGCAGAGTTTCAGGCTCAACCTGTGCTTATTACGTCACCTAACATAAGAAGATTTGTGAGAAAAGCTTTAGAAGGATACTTGCCACAATTAAACATTATAGCTTATAATGAAATAGATAAACAGGTAAATATGAAGGTGCTTGGTGTGGTAGATGAAAATTAA
- a CDS encoding UDP-N-acetylmuramoyl-L-alanyl-D-glutamate--2,6-diaminopimelate ligase produces MNLDCKKYNITDNSKEVDNNTIFFAIRGVSKDGHDFIEEAIGKGAPYVVAEKPFKDFKNIIVVEDSKKAFGECVKAHFDAPDEHLKVIGVTGTNGKTSTTHIIHAILSQKYKGGIIGTMYYKLDDEVIEAPNTTPGVKTWFSLLSKAKEKGLDFVAAEVSSHALDQLRVYPTKFFATVFTNLTQDHLDYHKTMEDYFNAKRRLFKDYEYEVCVLNIDDDYGSMLYKEFKDKAITYGYSKNAHLKIEYFDQKNKVFGFYYKNKHYEIKTNLMGGFQAYNMGASIALGLYMGFDIEDIQRGILSLSSIPGRFETIELNGVKVIIDYAHTPDALEKLLKTARAITKNRLICVFGAGGNRDKTKRPKMGKIASELSDISIVTSDNPRFEEPMDIIKDILEGIDPSKGPMVEEDRKKAIVLALDIALDGDVVVIAGKGHEDYQEIKGVKYHFSDKEEVLKYKNNT; encoded by the coding sequence ATGAATTTAGACTGCAAGAAGTATAATATTACAGACAACTCCAAAGAGGTAGATAACAATACGATATTCTTTGCCATAAGAGGCGTTTCAAAAGACGGTCATGATTTTATAGAAGAAGCCATTGGAAAAGGGGCTCCTTACGTTGTAGCAGAAAAACCTTTTAAGGATTTTAAGAATATAATAGTAGTAGAAGATTCTAAAAAAGCTTTTGGAGAGTGTGTAAAAGCTCATTTTGATGCTCCAGATGAACATCTGAAAGTCATAGGTGTTACCGGGACCAACGGTAAAACAAGCACCACACATATAATACACGCTATTTTGTCTCAAAAATATAAAGGTGGTATCATTGGTACTATGTATTACAAACTTGACGATGAGGTTATAGAAGCTCCCAATACAACTCCCGGTGTAAAAACGTGGTTTAGCCTTTTATCAAAAGCCAAAGAAAAGGGGCTTGATTTTGTGGCAGCAGAAGTATCTTCTCACGCTTTGGATCAGCTTAGAGTTTATCCTACAAAGTTTTTTGCCACCGTCTTTACAAACCTTACCCAAGATCATCTTGATTATCATAAGACCATGGAAGATTATTTCAACGCCAAAAGAAGGCTTTTTAAAGATTACGAGTATGAGGTTTGTGTTTTAAATATAGACGATGATTACGGTAGCATGCTTTATAAGGAGTTTAAAGACAAAGCTATAACCTATGGGTATTCGAAAAACGCCCATCTGAAGATAGAGTATTTTGATCAAAAAAACAAGGTTTTTGGCTTTTACTATAAAAATAAACATTATGAGATTAAGACAAACCTGATGGGTGGATTTCAAGCTTACAACATGGGAGCAAGTATAGCCCTTGGGCTTTATATGGGGTTTGATATAGAAGATATTCAAAGAGGTATTCTTTCTTTAAGCTCAATACCCGGAAGGTTCGAAACGATAGAGCTAAACGGTGTTAAGGTGATAATAGATTACGCTCATACTCCAGATGCCCTTGAAAAGCTTTTAAAAACCGCAAGAGCAATAACCAAAAACCGTCTTATATGTGTCTTTGGTGCAGGTGGAAACCGTGATAAAACCAAAAGACCAAAGATGGGCAAAATAGCTTCAGAACTTTCTGACATAAGCATTGTAACTTCCGATAATCCGAGGTTTGAAGAGCCGATGGATATTATCAAAGATATACTTGAGGGTATAGACCCATCTAAAGGGCCTATGGTGGAAGAGGACCGCAAAAAAGCCATAGTTTTGGCTCTTGATATAGCCCTTGATGGTGATGTGGTGGTAATAGCTGGTAAAGGACATGAGGATTACCAGGAGATAAAAGGTGTAAAATATCATTTTAGTGATAAAGAAGAGGTGTTAAAGTATAAAAATAACACTTAG
- a CDS encoding 4Fe-4S dicluster domain-containing protein yields the protein MLMDIDRCIGCMSCEVACKQEKSLFQEGPRPMKVLRFEHYEEEQISYFMPMNCFHCDVAPCVYACPTSAMTKREDGLVFVRDNLCIGCKACIIACPYGAISFNPETEKVVKCDFCINRLEKGLLPSCVTKCTTNCLYFVKVDYPIPQKHISKSFDVYNEFRLQEV from the coding sequence ATGCTTATGGATATAGATAGATGTATAGGATGTATGTCTTGCGAAGTGGCTTGCAAGCAAGAAAAAAGTCTTTTCCAGGAAGGACCAAGACCTATGAAAGTACTTAGATTTGAACATTACGAAGAAGAACAGATTTCTTACTTTATGCCTATGAACTGTTTTCACTGCGATGTAGCTCCATGCGTATACGCTTGTCCCACTTCAGCTATGACAAAAAGAGAAGATGGTCTTGTGTTTGTGAGGGATAACCTTTGTATAGGCTGTAAAGCTTGTATAATAGCCTGTCCTTACGGGGCTATAAGCTTTAACCCAGAAACTGAAAAAGTGGTAAAGTGTGATTTTTGTATAAACAGACTTGAAAAAGGGCTTTTACCCTCTTGTGTAACCAAGTGCACTACAAATTGCCTTTACTTTGTAAAAGTAGATTATCCTATACCTCAAAAACACATTTCCAAAAGCTTTGATGTTTACAATGAATTTAGACTGCAAGAAGTATAA
- a CDS encoding UbiA prenyltransferase family protein, translating to MDYNKLKIFFRLLRVKQYTKNLMLFIPIVFAREVFNKTLFLNTSLVFIGFCLIASSTYILNDIIDAPKDRLHPKKKNRPIAKGDISIKLASLIGISLFITGSILVTRVSMLAFAMSMVYVLNSFVYSFYFKKKQLFDVFFIAFGFLIRIYIGAFAASVDVSPYLFLDMFFISLYLGFGKRRYELFTMEEKSEDFKEVLKYYSVYYLDQLMVISATLGLGIYTMYTLSIPSKIFFYSVIIATFGIFRYYHITHNLKSGEPSEELLNDKLILLSAIALVLYDGVILYFHF from the coding sequence ATGGATTACAATAAACTAAAGATATTTTTTAGGCTTTTAAGGGTAAAACAATATACAAAAAATCTAATGCTTTTTATTCCTATTGTCTTTGCAAGGGAAGTATTTAATAAAACTTTGTTCTTAAATACAAGCCTTGTCTTTATAGGATTTTGCCTTATAGCATCTTCCACATATATATTAAACGATATAATAGATGCGCCAAAAGACAGGCTTCACCCTAAGAAAAAAAATAGGCCCATAGCAAAAGGTGATATATCTATCAAACTTGCATCTTTGATAGGAATATCTTTGTTTATAACAGGGTCTATCCTTGTGACTAGAGTCTCAATGCTTGCCTTTGCAATGTCTATGGTGTATGTATTAAATAGTTTTGTTTACAGCTTTTATTTTAAGAAAAAACAGCTTTTTGATGTGTTTTTTATAGCCTTTGGTTTTTTGATAAGGATATACATAGGGGCTTTTGCGGCATCTGTGGATGTGTCTCCTTATCTGTTTTTAGATATGTTTTTTATAAGCCTTTACCTTGGTTTTGGCAAAAGAAGGTATGAGTTATTTACAATGGAAGAAAAAAGTGAGGACTTTAAAGAGGTTTTAAAGTATTACAGTGTTTATTATCTTGACCAGCTTATGGTAATATCTGCCACTTTGGGACTTGGCATATATACTATGTATACTCTAAGTATACCCAGCAAAATATTTTTTTATAGCGTTATAATAGCTACGTTTGGTATATTTAGGTATTACCATATAACCCATAATTTAAAAAGCGGAGAACCCTCAGAAGAGCTTTTAAACGATAAGCTTATACTTCTTAGCGCTATAGCTCTTGTGTTGTACGACGGGGTTATACTATACTTTCATTTTTAA
- a CDS encoding TIGR00282 family metallophosphoesterase codes for MNILAIGDVIGRTGRRVLKSILPHVLKEYEVDFVLLNCENAAGGFGITLKVYEELKALGVDVFTSGNHIWDNKEVFSFIDQKEDILRPANYPDGVPGRGFGIFNKNQKQILVLNLMGRVFMGNPALENPFFVAKDILSKYYFDIAIIDFHAEATAEKYAFALYIENEFKDVANKIFIYGTHTHVPTADAFLFPSGMAYVTDIGITGAWHSIIGTEYAAITKYLNGIPARFEVDKSQGIFNAILLKAEGTIESINRLQIFEDVI; via the coding sequence ATGAATATACTAGCTATTGGGGATGTGATAGGAAGAACTGGTAGAAGGGTTTTAAAATCAATATTGCCGCATGTTTTGAAAGAATATGAAGTAGATTTTGTGCTTTTAAATTGTGAAAATGCAGCTGGTGGTTTTGGTATAACTTTAAAGGTTTATGAAGAGCTAAAAGCCCTTGGGGTAGATGTGTTTACCTCTGGAAATCACATATGGGACAATAAAGAGGTTTTTAGCTTTATAGATCAAAAAGAAGACATATTAAGACCAGCAAACTACCCAGATGGGGTGCCAGGTAGAGGTTTTGGTATTTTTAATAAAAACCAAAAACAAATTCTTGTGTTAAACCTTATGGGTAGAGTTTTTATGGGAAATCCAGCGTTAGAAAATCCTTTTTTTGTGGCAAAAGATATACTCTCTAAGTATTATTTTGACATAGCTATAATAGATTTTCACGCAGAAGCCACTGCCGAAAAATACGCTTTTGCCCTTTACATAGAAAACGAGTTTAAAGATGTGGCCAACAAGATATTTATTTACGGTACTCATACGCATGTGCCTACCGCTGACGCTTTTTTATTTCCATCTGGTATGGCATATGTAACAGATATAGGAATAACTGGAGCTTGGCATAGTATAATAGGTACAGAGTACGCAGCTATTACAAAATACCTAAACGGCATCCCGGCAAGGTTTGAAGTGGATAAATCTCAAGGTATATTTAACGCAATCTTATTAAAAGCCGAAGGTACGATAGAATCTATAAATAGGCTACAAATATTTGAAGATGTAATATAA
- a CDS encoding AAA family ATPase, producing the protein MKIKKILADSLQEAIELTKTMYGDKATIMSTKVVKTKKWLFFSTNKLEVTIGIADDEDFQSHFNKEKELYTEIEQIKTTLKDVVNVVKNVKQEPPQQMQTPKPQYQSNDDFSLRAMNLATRLINVGVEQDIAKKILEDSCGFDININRLDLKYEDDYESLKEGLSKNISLKTLDFSKSILSILALVGPTGVGKTTTIAKLAYMYKMQGFKTGVITLDSYRTGAVQQLQSYVNLLEMPLRVADTPQKLRECIGELSSLDVIFIDTAGRSQYDSIRLKELKHYLENVPSLEIALTVSTTTDERIILDSAKRFGELGIKSIIFTKLDETVYPGCIINASFKTNLPISFLTFGQKVPNDIEVATYDNIANILLRGTI; encoded by the coding sequence ATGAAAATTAAAAAGATTTTGGCAGACTCACTCCAAGAGGCGATAGAACTAACGAAAACGATGTATGGAGATAAAGCTACCATTATGTCCACAAAAGTAGTAAAAACCAAGAAATGGTTATTTTTTTCTACAAACAAATTAGAGGTTACAATAGGTATAGCCGATGACGAGGATTTCCAATCACATTTTAACAAAGAAAAAGAATTATATACAGAGATAGAGCAAATAAAAACTACTTTAAAGGACGTGGTAAATGTTGTTAAGAATGTAAAACAAGAGCCTCCGCAACAAATGCAAACTCCTAAGCCACAATATCAATCAAACGATGATTTTTCACTTAGGGCCATGAACTTGGCCACAAGGCTTATAAATGTGGGTGTAGAACAAGATATAGCTAAAAAAATCCTTGAAGATTCTTGTGGTTTTGATATAAACATAAATAGGCTTGATTTAAAATATGAAGATGATTACGAATCTTTAAAAGAAGGTTTATCTAAAAATATTTCTTTAAAAACCCTAGACTTTAGTAAAAGCATTTTAAGTATATTGGCTTTGGTAGGTCCTACTGGCGTTGGTAAAACCACTACCATAGCAAAGCTTGCATATATGTATAAGATGCAAGGTTTTAAAACTGGTGTTATAACACTTGATAGTTATAGAACAGGTGCTGTGCAACAGCTTCAGTCTTATGTAAATCTTTTAGAAATGCCTCTTAGAGTGGCAGATACACCTCAAAAGCTTAGAGAATGCATAGGTGAGCTATCGAGCCTTGACGTTATATTTATAGATACAGCTGGAAGAAGTCAATATGATTCTATAAGATTAAAAGAGTTAAAACATTATTTGGAAAATGTCCCTTCCTTGGAGATAGCTCTTACGGTTAGTACCACTACTGATGAAAGAATAATATTAGACAGCGCTAAAAGGTTTGGAGAGCTTGGTATAAAAAGTATTATATTTACAAAACTTGATGAGACAGTTTATCCTGGATGTATAATAAATGCATCTTTTAAAACGAATCTTCCCATATCTTTTTTGACGTTCGGTCAGAAAGTACCAAACGATATAGAGGTTGCCACCTACGACAATATAGCTAATATTTTATTAAGAGGTACGATATGA
- the nth gene encoding endonuclease III translates to MDEKTLAKEVYQRLSKIYKNPKIDLEFDNPFELLIETVLAAQEKDEKVNSIRKSFFSKFKNPKALKEAPLEEIKEAIKSISFYNKKAIAIKEIATILVDKYNSQVPDEEDELLKLPGVGRKTANMVLANAFRKPAIAVDRHVHRIVQRLGLDKNKDPDKTTEHLKSIVDKELWTTFYLLLLRHAKEVCTAKNPKCQECVLKDICESFGKIK, encoded by the coding sequence ATGGATGAGAAAACGTTAGCAAAAGAAGTTTATCAAAGGCTTTCAAAAATATACAAAAACCCAAAAATAGACCTTGAATTTGATAACCCTTTTGAGCTTTTAATAGAGACAGTTTTAGCAGCCCAAGAAAAAGACGAGAAGGTAAATAGCATAAGAAAGTCTTTCTTTTCTAAGTTTAAAAACCCAAAAGCTCTAAAAGAAGCCCCGTTGGAAGAGATAAAAGAAGCGATAAAATCTATAAGCTTTTACAACAAAAAAGCCATCGCTATAAAAGAAATAGCTACTATTTTAGTAGATAAATACAACTCTCAGGTCCCAGACGAGGAAGACGAGCTTTTAAAACTTCCAGGGGTTGGTAGAAAAACCGCCAATATGGTGCTGGCAAACGCTTTTAGAAAACCTGCTATAGCGGTAGATAGGCATGTGCATAGGATAGTTCAAAGGCTTGGTCTTGATAAAAACAAAGATCCAGATAAAACCACAGAGCACTTAAAATCTATTGTAGATAAGGAGCTTTGGACAACGTTTTATCTTCTTTTGTTAAGGCATGCAAAAGAAGTTTGTACTGCAAAAAATCCAAAATGCCAAGAATGTGTATTAAAAGATATCTGCGAAAGCTTTGGTAAGATAAAATGA
- a CDS encoding aminodeoxychorismate/anthranilate synthase component II: MKLLMIDNYDSFTYNLVQYFNILGQNVEVVKNDEIKPEDIRDMDIDAIVISPGPCSPKEAGISVDVIKMYKDKYPILGVCLGHQSIGYAFGANIVKAKRLMHGKTSMISHDNEGLYKGLPNPFKAVRYHSLVIDKSTLSDEFIVDAVAEDGDIMGIRHKALPIFGVQFHPESIVSEYGFDILKNFLQEAKLSYNKV; this comes from the coding sequence ATGAAGCTTTTGATGATAGATAATTATGACTCTTTTACTTACAACTTGGTGCAGTATTTTAACATATTGGGTCAAAATGTAGAAGTTGTGAAAAACGACGAAATAAAACCAGAAGATATAAGAGATATGGACATAGACGCTATAGTAATATCTCCAGGGCCTTGCTCTCCAAAAGAGGCTGGTATATCTGTAGATGTAATAAAAATGTATAAAGATAAATATCCAATATTGGGGGTTTGTCTTGGGCATCAAAGCATAGGATATGCTTTTGGAGCTAATATAGTAAAAGCTAAAAGACTTATGCATGGGAAAACCTCTATGATATCCCATGATAACGAGGGTCTTTATAAAGGTCTACCAAATCCCTTTAAAGCGGTAAGATATCATTCGTTGGTGATAGATAAAAGTACGCTGTCAGATGAGTTTATTGTAGATGCTGTGGCCGAGGATGGCGATATAATGGGTATAAGACATAAAGCTCTTCCTATTTTTGGTGTGCAGTTTCATCCAGAGTCCATAGTTTCTGAGTATGGATTTGATATACTAAAAAACTTTTTACAAGAAGCTAAATTGAGTTATAATAAAGTTTAA
- a CDS encoding tetratricopeptide repeat protein, producing MKKNIFFLFLILAFIVSSCSKKPFNNECMSKLYQGDFRLAVFEGHNELIKNPKDPAASLCLGIMSEINGDYQDAVVFLKNSLDNTKNITMMSEAESYLCKVFAMSGDLNKASTHCQNAMKYNPTGDALAIALESEGFLESAKNNYQKAIEFFDEALKHAKSDFIKSDIMALKGLAYYHIGNLDKAKSILEKAQKLAKKSKNHDARAIALLSLGEIARENKDYKDALTLLSEGYQEALEADDSYWESMAYAYLGFYYKDMNDPIKARAYIQGAIEYLNQIHADKEVQYLQSWLNGLQ from the coding sequence ATGAAAAAGAATATATTTTTTTTATTTCTGATTTTGGCTTTCATAGTTAGCTCTTGCTCTAAAAAGCCCTTCAACAACGAATGTATGTCAAAACTATATCAGGGTGATTTTAGATTGGCGGTGTTTGAGGGTCATAACGAACTTATAAAAAATCCCAAAGACCCAGCAGCTAGCCTTTGTCTTGGAATCATGAGTGAGATAAATGGAGATTATCAAGATGCTGTGGTGTTTTTGAAAAATTCTCTTGACAATACAAAAAATATAACGATGATGTCCGAGGCAGAAAGCTATCTTTGTAAAGTTTTTGCCATGAGCGGGGATTTAAATAAAGCCTCGACGCACTGCCAAAACGCTATGAAGTATAACCCAACGGGCGACGCCCTTGCCATAGCCTTAGAATCGGAAGGTTTTTTAGAAAGCGCTAAAAACAACTATCAAAAGGCTATAGAGTTTTTTGATGAGGCTTTAAAACATGCTAAATCAGATTTTATAAAATCAGATATAATGGCTTTAAAAGGTCTTGCTTATTATCACATAGGAAATCTTGATAAGGCGAAATCTATTTTAGAAAAAGCTCAAAAACTTGCCAAAAAATCAAAAAACCACGATGCAAGGGCTATAGCCTTGCTCTCTTTAGGCGAGATAGCAAGAGAAAACAAAGATTATAAAGACGCCTTGACGCTTTTATCAGAAGGCTATCAAGAGGCTCTGGAAGCGGATGATAGTTATTGGGAGTCTATGGCGTATGCGTATCTTGGTTTTTATTATAAAGATATGAATGACCCCATAAAAGCTAGAGCATATATCCAAGGAGCTATAGAATATCTAAACCAAATACATGCAGATAAAGAAGTACAATATCTTCAATCTTGGTTAAATGGATTACAATAA
- a CDS encoding ATP-binding cassette domain-containing protein, with protein MEEYFLEVKDLKKSYNGFEALKGISFEVKKGEIFGLLGTNGAGKTTTIKIIAGIIPPTSGEIKIQGKSIKENPVKIKSQIGYVPQDISIIPNLSAYENLRLIGKLYGVSKDSVEQMLKAVNLWDRKDSMVQTFSGGMIRKLEIAMALLHSPKLLLLDEPSVGLDPNSKLSIWNFLKSKKQDMAVLITTHDMNEAERICDRIAIMKKGQIVAKGTLEELRELIGDKNASLEEIFIQLTGENIEEDTQDIKSIRKTRNIVKRLS; from the coding sequence TTGGAAGAGTATTTTTTAGAAGTCAAAGACCTAAAGAAAAGTTACAACGGTTTTGAGGCTTTAAAAGGTATAAGTTTTGAAGTAAAAAAAGGTGAGATTTTTGGTCTTCTTGGTACAAACGGTGCTGGGAAGACCACCACTATAAAAATAATAGCCGGTATAATACCACCTACTTCTGGTGAAATAAAAATTCAAGGAAAATCTATAAAAGAAAATCCCGTCAAGATAAAAAGCCAAATTGGCTATGTGCCTCAAGATATTTCTATAATACCTAACCTAAGCGCTTACGAAAATCTAAGGCTTATAGGAAAGCTTTACGGCGTTTCCAAAGATAGTGTTGAACAAATGCTAAAAGCCGTTAATCTATGGGATAGAAAAGATTCTATGGTTCAAACGTTTTCTGGTGGTATGATAAGGAAGTTAGAGATTGCTATGGCGCTTTTGCACAGTCCAAAACTGCTTCTTTTAGATGAGCCAAGCGTAGGTCTTGATCCAAACTCTAAGCTTAGTATATGGAATTTTTTAAAATCAAAAAAACAAGATATGGCGGTTTTAATCACCACTCACGATATGAACGAAGCTGAACGTATATGCGATAGAATAGCAATCATGAAAAAAGGGCAAATAGTGGCAAAAGGTACATTAGAAGAGCTAAGAGAACTCATTGGCGACAAAAATGCCTCTTTGGAAGAGATTTTTATTCAGCTTACCGGTGAGAATATCGAAGAGGATACCCAAGATATAAAATCTATAAGAAAAACAAGGAATATAGTCAAAAGGCTTAGTTAG